A window of Streptomyces sp. NBC_01241 genomic DNA:
CTCCGGCCAGGGCGCCGTGCAGCCGGAGGCGGCGGGGCTGCTGGAGACGGTCTTCCGGGACACCGTGGTCGTCCGCGGCGAGGGCCCGATGGCGCCGCGCGACCCCATCGTCCTCAAGCTTCCCGACGACGCCCAGATGGTGCCCGAGGGCGTCCAGCAGGAGAACCAGGAGAACTCGAAGTTCTCCGGAGGCATGGGCCAGCTCCAGCGCGGACCCGAGATCACCGAGGTGCGCTGAGCCGAGCCGGACAGCCGTCCGGTACAGCTTCGGCCGGTGGGCCGTACCCCCTTTCGAGGGGGTACGGCCCACCGGCCTTTCCACGTCCCGGGCCGGCTCCGGAGGGCGCACAAAAGGGGCGCGTATGGGGCGCGTATGAGGCACGTATGCGGGCCGTCAAGGGCTCGGCGTTCCCCGTAAGGAAGCCATCAACGCAGGCCGCGACGCCTTTGCCGCCAGGTTTGCTCATGAGGTCCGAGAATCCGTACCTCATCTAGGAGCACACGATGGCCGACGTGGCCTTCGTCGTCACCACGATCGCGGTGTTCGCGTTGGTGGCTCTCATCGCCAAGGGGGTGGCCAAGCTGTGACCGTCGAAAACGTCGTCGGCCTCGTCGTGGCCGTGGCCCTGCTGGGCTATCTCGTCCTCGCCCTCCTGCACCCGGAGAGGTTCTGAGCCCGACATGAGCCCCGTCCTTGCCGGCATGCTCCAGGTCCTCGCGCTCATTGCGGCGCTGGGGCTGGCGTACCGACCGCTCGGCGACCACATGGCCGGCGTCTACTCCTCGAAGAAGCACCTCAGGGTCGAGAAGTGGATATACAAGGCCATCGGCGCCAACCCCGACACGGAGATGCGCTGGACCGCGTATCTGCGTGGTGTGCTCGCCTTCTCCGCGGTGAGTGTTCTCTTCCTCTACCTGCTCCAGCGGCTCCAGGGCACTCTGCCCGGTTCGCCGGGCTTCTCCTCGATCGACCCGGACCAGGCGTTCAACACGGCTGCGTCGTTCGTCGCGAACACCAACTGGCAGTCGTACGCGGGCGAGCAGGCCATGGGCCATGTCGTCCAGACCGGCGGCCTCGCGGTGCAGAACTTCGTCTCGGCCGCCGTCGGCATCGCCGTCGCGGTCGCGCTGGTACGGGGCTTCGCCCGGTCCCGTACCGGTGAACTCGGCAATTTCTGGGCCGACCTGGTGCGCGGCACCGTGCGCGTCCTGGTGCCGATCTCCGTGGTCGGCGCGCTGGTGCTGGTCGCCTGCGGTGCCATCCAGAACTTCGCCGGCATCCATGAGGTCGGCCAGTTCATGGGCGGCTCGCAGCAGTGGAACGGTGGCGCCGTGGCCTCCCAGGAGGTCATCAAGGAGCTGGGTACGAACGGCGGCGGCTACTTCAACGCCAACTCGGCCCACCCGTTCGAGAACCCCAACGGGCTGTCCAACCTGTTCGAGATCTTCCTCATCCTGGTCATTCCGTTCGCGCTGACGCGGACGTTCGGCCGGATGGTCGGCTCGCTCAAGCAGGGTTACGCGATCCTGGCGGCGATGGGCGGCATCTGGCTGGGCTTCACCGCCCTGATGATGTGGACCGAGTTTGCTCACCACGGACCCGCCTTCGACATCGCGGGCGGGGCGATGGAGGGCAAGGAGACCCGGTTCGGGATCGCCGGTTCGTCGATCTTCGCCGTGGCCACCACGCTCACCTCGACCGGTGCGGTGAACTCGTTCCACTCCTCGTACACGGGATTCGGCGGCGGGATCACGATGCTGGGCATGCAGCTCGGCGAGATCGCGCCCGGCGGTGTCGGCTCCGGCCTCTACGGCATGCTGATCATGGCGATCATCGCGGTGTTCATCGCGGGTCTGATGGTCGGCCGTACGCCCGAGTACCTCGGCAAGAAGATCGGCACCCGCGAGATCAAGCTCGCGGCCTGCTACATCCTGATCACCCCGGCGCTCGTGCTCTGCTTCACTGCCGCGGCGATGGCCCTGCCCACCCCGCCCCACTCGATGCTGAATTCCGGTGCGCACGGATTCTCCGAGGTGCTGTACGCGTACACCTCGGGCGCGAACAACAACGGTTCGGCGTTCGCCGGGCTGAACGCGGACACGCAGTGGTTCAACACGACGATCGGTCTCGCGATGCTGCTGGGCCGGTTCCTGCCGATGGTCTTCGTACTGGCTCTGGCCGGCTCGCTCGCCGAACAGAAGCCCGTACCGGCGACCGTGGGAACCCTGGGCACGCACAAGCCGCTCTTCAGCGGGCTGCTGGTCGGCACGATCCTGATCATCACCGGGCTGACCTACTTCCCGGCCCTGGCGCTGGGGCCGTTGGCCGAAGGGCTGGCGTCATGACCACCCGTACGAAGCAAGAGGACTCGATGTCCACTGTCACCCCCACCCGGGCACCGCACCAGGACACCCCCACGGGTCACCAGAGCGAAGGACGCGTCGGCGGGGGCCTGTTCGACCCCAGGCAACTGCTGAAATCCTTCCCCGACGCCGTACGCAAGCTCGACCCCCGGGTGATGGTCAAGTCCCCGGTGATGTTCGTGGTGCTGATCGGTTCGGTGTTCACCACCGTGCTGGCCTGCCTGGACCCGGGCGACTGGTTCGGCTGGGCGATCGCCGCCTGGCTGTGGCTGACCACGATCTTCGCCAACCTGGCGGAGGCGGTCGCCGAGGGCCGCGGCAAGGCGCAGGCCGACACCCTGCGCAAGGCCAGGACCGGCACCGTGGCCCGGCGGATCACCGGCAGGAACGAGGAGCGGGTGCCGGGCACCGAGCTGCGCGTCGGTGATCTGGTGGTCTGCGAGGCCGGCGACATCATTCCCGGCGACGGAGACGTCGTCGAGGGTGTCGCGAGTGTGGACGAGTCCGCGATCACGGGGGAGTCGGCGCCGGTCATCCGGGAGTCCGGCGGCGACCGCAGCGCCGTCACCGGCGGCACGAAGGTGCTCTCCGACCGGATCGTCATCAAGATCACCACCAAGCCCGGCGCGACCTTCATCGACCGGATGATCGCCCTCGTCGAGGGCGCCGCCCGGCAGAAGACGCCCAACGAGATCGCGCTGAACATCCTGCTCGCGTCCCTCACCATCGTCTTCCTGCTCGCCGTCGTCACCCTCCAGCCTTTCGCGATCCACGCCGGCCAGAGGCAGTCGGTGATCGTGCTGACCGCCCTGCTGGTCTGCCTGATCCCGACGACCATCGGCGCCCTGC
This region includes:
- the kdpA gene encoding potassium-transporting ATPase subunit KdpA, with the translated sequence MSPVLAGMLQVLALIAALGLAYRPLGDHMAGVYSSKKHLRVEKWIYKAIGANPDTEMRWTAYLRGVLAFSAVSVLFLYLLQRLQGTLPGSPGFSSIDPDQAFNTAASFVANTNWQSYAGEQAMGHVVQTGGLAVQNFVSAAVGIAVAVALVRGFARSRTGELGNFWADLVRGTVRVLVPISVVGALVLVACGAIQNFAGIHEVGQFMGGSQQWNGGAVASQEVIKELGTNGGGYFNANSAHPFENPNGLSNLFEIFLILVIPFALTRTFGRMVGSLKQGYAILAAMGGIWLGFTALMMWTEFAHHGPAFDIAGGAMEGKETRFGIAGSSIFAVATTLTSTGAVNSFHSSYTGFGGGITMLGMQLGEIAPGGVGSGLYGMLIMAIIAVFIAGLMVGRTPEYLGKKIGTREIKLAACYILITPALVLCFTAAAMALPTPPHSMLNSGAHGFSEVLYAYTSGANNNGSAFAGLNADTQWFNTTIGLAMLLGRFLPMVFVLALAGSLAEQKPVPATVGTLGTHKPLFSGLLVGTILIITGLTYFPALALGPLAEGLAS
- the kdpF gene encoding K(+)-transporting ATPase subunit F — its product is MTVENVVGLVVAVALLGYLVLALLHPERF